One genomic window of Daphnia pulex isolate KAP4 chromosome 10, ASM2113471v1 includes the following:
- the LOC124204192 gene encoding uncharacterized protein LOC124204192 isoform X2: protein MEDEERIVAKRRVYDLLARFENDDFKLTDFNPEAELQEPMHIPSQLFSALKHCQQHCIYDMSFKILRYLIENQQVGKQFLWKMFVNFLQKDCAFFLPLVSEFKKVFFKSQKVHHDELLLFHTVLLLNKEMYDKAYQEACNFTARELSIETSYCETAKAASSALLMGYKTILDYRTMDTGDDEMLHVIKESFQLLFTKKTFEPLFVEPYTYILMKLKLQEEAEAFLEKYVEKESKGNFGVSGALHALNIIKLHIPKASPKLTISFLEMIANRDIGNSKILDLCKHYLHTLNSATCSISDNESDCGSDAGLISFAPEPNGLNKCLELIMCFLDVYVKHVPSAVIKEGWSIMAEILERICLQEAEDCFQSIINLWHNERKKWWPCFRLPRYGLPSTLPPDDAEFYSNKGFVCYVLESQYHPFVVSLMEHQGCHLLKSLMEQLHHAKIKFDSHIEALQTAMEPVIPVPLVSKPIVPQMTVNSPQTQMTPSLSKFNAIDADAIAVEYPKMMATSKMGKTDYIRTGKIHLNTRKLLKLDISNMIAKRYKKRRTIRVQNKALRMTRAWRSATISTGSVKSFGSLDSSLDEWEHGDNNVMTDESLSQDGGNDSTSKWCEPNPCQPTVSMLAKKRWTTFVEHGRWGSFTVDDDESDEYTPPSSDDEDSYSDEFDDEFQDSDEDSDGQGDTPEVISNNYPASIPSSSVSGCFTPVLQFSDFPNPPRDVIPNGDHCRFVEFDSFSVCSNGMKGEIDTSVAQAIRKLDMDIHASTYLAEPAEIDHGDEYVVEAEIVIPQEALVQSPNRSASNFNNRSFSRDFEVSSPDMFAFFSEDEDKDIFGEDQEGNRNNDDNHREKMNSTIHQETSSPVASTPYVVSTPLAVSTPITVGTNKNKMKILKSKTKRLRNASQNKTNEQSHSSKRSTPGRKKKSKRRVSKSYRWDISLVDRVLKESLKESLLSQDKSSSTSNFAQLPTVETETATEEEACNQPGTYNHGIVEETLLPIAGPSTVKSSPPKAKRISSIYLPSSSVWASDHVTAPLAVSSPKIVRKRKEEKKVDVKSKKARLENATKNETNQQPASDSRSSVRKKKSKSGVSESSDWQLALLDRVLKESESLLSEDQPSTSNSKQPTTNETVPPIAVTSTKKKGQNKTKKDINLPSASVSTSDPDPIASKTVRKKKEEKKIDVKSKKVPLRNATRNETNHPSASDSRSSRRKKKSEPGVSESSDWQLALLDRVLKETLMSEEKPSTSKKSKKTLKEKTLRPTAVNSAKQNSKPKKAVAKGNSLGDASAAFDVENVGISLQMKPGDGQSKPRRVTARKCHVRERDPDYLSASEGDSV, encoded by the exons atggaagatgaagaaagaatCGTGGCAAAGCGAAGAGTG TACGACCTTCTCGcaagatttgaaaatgatgattttAAACTTACCGACTTCAATCCTGAAGCAG AATTACAGGAACCAATGCACATACCATCACAATTGTTTTCTGCGCTAAAACATTGCCAACAACATTGCATTTATGACATGAGCTTTAAAATCTTGAGATACTTG ATTGAAAATCAGCAagttggaaaacaatttttgtggaaaatgttTGTAAATTTTCTACAGAAAGattgtgctttttttttgcccttgGTATCAGAGTTTAAAAAAGTATTCTTCAAGTCGCAAAAAGTCCATCATGACGAGTTGCTTCTATTCCACACAGTTCTCCTTTTAAACAAGGAAATGTATGATAAAGCTTACCAAGAAGCTTGCAATTTTACtg cCAGGGAATTATCAATTGAAACCAGTTATTGTGAAACTGCTAAAGCTGCTTCATCAGCTTTACTCATGGGATACAAGACCATTTTGGACTACCGGACTATGGATACTGGTGATGATGAGATGCTCCATGTTATTAAGGAGTCATTCCAACTGCTGTTTACAAAGAAAACCTTTGAGCCTTTGTTTGTTGAACCCTACACTTACATTTTGATGAAGTTGAAATTACAAGAAGAAGCCGAAGCATTTCTTGAGAA GTATGTTGAAAAAGAGTCCAAAGGAAATTTCGGAGTCTCTGGTGCCCTTCATGCTTTGAATATAATCAAGTTACATATTCCAAAAGCCAGTCCAAAGCTTACCATCTCCTTCCTTGAAATGATTGCAAACAGAGATATTGGAAATTCAAag atATTAGACCTATGTAAACACTACTTGCATACTCTTAATTCTGCGACTTGCAGTATCTCTGACAATGAATCCGATTGCGGTTCGGATGCAGGCCTCATTTCATTTGCCCCTGAACCCAACGGTCTGAACAAATGTCTAGAATTGATTATGTGCTTTCTAGACGTTTACGTAAAACACGTACCTTCGGCTGTCATCAAAGAAGGATGGAGTATTATGGCCGAAATCCTGGAAAGGATTTGCTTGCAAG AGGCGGAAGACTGTTTTCAGTCAATCATAAATCTCTGgcataatgaaagaaaaaagtggtgGCCCTGCTTTCGCCTTCCTCGCTATGGTTTACCTTCTACTCTACCACCTGATGATGCAGAGTTTTATTCCAACAAGGGTTTTGTCTGCTACGTCTTGGAGTCCCAGTACCACCCATTTGTCGTGAGTCTCATGGAACATCAGGGATGTCATTTGTTGAAGTCTCTGATGGAACAACTACATCATGCCAAGATCAAATTTGACTCTCACATTGAAGCCCTGCAAACAGCTATGGAACCAGTTATTCCAGTACCATTGGTATCAAAGCCAATTGTCCCGCAGATGACCGTAAACAGTCCTCAAACTCAGATGACTCCTTCTCTTTCCAAGTTTAACGCCATAGACGCCGATGCAATAGCGGTAGAGTATCCGAAAATGATGGCAACTtcaaaaatggggaaaacCGATTACATCCGAACTGGCAAAATTCATCTAAATACGAGAAAGCTGTTAAAACTTGATATTAGCAATATGATAGCCAAGCGATATAAGAAGAGGAGGACAATCCGCGTCCAAAACAAAGCGCTCCGCATGACCCGTGCGTGGAGATCGGCTACAATATCAACTGGCTCTGTGAAATCTTTTGGATCACTGGATTCTTCCCTGGATGAATGGGAGCATGGCGACAACAACGTAATGACCGATGAGTCACTTTCGCAGGACGGTGGAAATGACAGCACTTCAAAATGGTGTGAACCAAATCCTTGTCAGCCGACTGTAAGTATGTTGGCGAAAAAACGCTGGACAACGTTTGTCGAACACGGAAGATGGGGATCATTCACcgtagatgatgatgaaagtgATGAGTACACTCCTCCATCATCAGATGATGAGGATTCGTATTCCGATGAATTTGATGACGAGTTCCAAGATAGTGATGAAGATAGCGATGGCCAAGGAGATACGCCAGAAGTAATTTCTAACAATTATCCTGCATCAATACCTT CTTCGTCTGTTTCCGGCTGTTTCACACCCGTCCTGCAGTTTTCCGATTTTCCGAATCCACCACGAGACGTTATCCCCAATGGAGATCACTGTCGTTTTGTGGAATTTGACA gTTTTAGCGTTTGTAGCAACGGTATGAAAGGAGAAATTGATACTAGTGTCGCTCAAGCTATAAGAAAACTTGATATGGACATCCACGCGTCCACTTATCTAGCAGAGCCAGCCGAGATTGATCATGGAGATGAATATGTGGTTGAAGCAGAGATTGTGATACCCCAAGAAGCGTTGGTCCAATCACCTAACCGAAGTGCATCGAACTTTAACAATAGAA GTTTTTCCCGGGATTTTGAGGTTTCAAGTCCAGACATGTTCGCATTTTTTAGCGAAGACGAAG acAAAGATATCTTCGGTGAAGATCAAGAAGGCAATCGAAATAACGATGACAACCACAGggagaaaatgaattcaacGATTCACCAGGAAACATCTTCTCCTGTCGCATCTACGCCATATGTCGTCTCCACGCCTTTAGCCGTTTCTACTCCTATAACAGTAggcacaaataaaaacaaaatgaaaatcctTAAGTCGAAAACCAAGCGGCTACGAAACGCCTCccagaataaaacaaatgaacagTCCCATTCGAGTAAACGTTCTACAccaggaaggaagaaaaagagcaaacgCCGAGTTTCGAAATCGTATCGATGGGATATTTCGTTGGTGGATCGAGTGTTGAAAGAATCGCTGAAAGAGTCTCTGCTATCTCAAGATAAATCATCGTCAACTTCCAATTTCGCCCAGCTGCCAACAGTGGAGACTGAAACAGCcacggaagaagaagcatGTAACCAGCCTGGTACCTACAATCATGGAATAGTAGAAGAAACTTTGCTCCCGATTGCAGGACCTTCTACAGTGAAATCAAGTCCGCCCAAAGCCAAAAGGATTAGTTCGATATACTTGCCGTCCAGTTCTGTATGGGCATCTGATCATGTCACCGCTCCCTTAGCCGTTTCTTCTCCTAAAATCGTACGCAAgaggaaagaggaaaagaaagttGATGTCAAATCGAAAAAAGCGCGGTTGGAAAACGCCACCAAGAACGAAACCAACCAACAACCTGCCTCGGACAGCCGTTCATccgtaagaaagaaaaagagtaaatCAGGAGTTTCCGAGTCTAGCGATTGGCAATTGGCATTGTTGGATCGTGTGCTAAAAGAGTCTGAGTCCCTGTTATCCGAAGATCAACCATCAACTTCTAATTCGAAACAGCCTACGACAAATGAAACTGTTCCACCTATCGCCGTTACatctacaaagaaaaaaggtcaaaataaaaccaaaaaagacaTCAACTTGCCGTCTGCTTCTGTTTCGACATCCGATCCCGATCCCATCGCTTCCAAAACCGTAcgcaagaagaaagaagagaaaaaaattgatgtcaaATCGAAAAAAGTGCCTTTACGAAACGCCACTCGAAACGAAACCAACCACCCATCAGCGTCGGACAGCCGTTCAtccagaagaaagaagaagagtgaaCCCGGAGTCTCCGAATCGAGCGATTGGCAATTGGCATTGCTGGATCGTGTGTTAAAAGAGACCCTGATGTCCGAGGAGAAACCATCAACTtctaaaaaatcgaaaaagactttgaaagaaaaaactttgcGACCTACTGCCGTTAATTCTGCAAAGCAAAATAGTAAACCCAAAAAAGCGGTTGCCAAAGGAAACTCGCTGGGTGATGCTAGCGCAGCTTTTgatgttgaaaatgttggGATATCTTTGCAAATGAAACCAGGCGATGGTCAATCAAAACCTCGTCGGGTAACTGCCAGAAAATGCCATGTTCGAGAGAGAGATCCTGATTACCTATCGGCGTCTGAAGGTGATTCTGTCTAG
- the LOC124204192 gene encoding uncharacterized protein LOC124204192 isoform X1: protein MEDEERIVAKRRVYDLLARFENDDFKLTDFNPEAELQEPMHIPSQLFSALKHCQQHCIYDMSFKILRYLIENQQVGKQFLWKMFVNFLQKDCAFFLPLVSEFKKVFFKSQKVHHDELLLFHTVLLLNKEMYDKAYQEACNFTARELSIETSYCETAKAASSALLMGYKTILDYRTMDTGDDEMLHVIKESFQLLFTKKTFEPLFVEPYTYILMKLKLQEEAEAFLEKYVEKESKGNFGVSGALHALNIIKLHIPKASPKLTISFLEMIANRDIGNSKILDLCKHYLHTLNSATCSISDNESDCGSDAGLISFAPEPNGLNKCLELIMCFLDVYVKHVPSAVIKEGWSIMAEILERICLQEAEDCFQSIINLWHNERKKWWPCFRLPRYGLPSTLPPDDAEFYSNKGFVCYVLESQYHPFVVSLMEHQGCHLLKSLMEQLHHAKIKFDSHIEALQTAMEPVIPVPLVSKPIVPQMTVNSPQTQMTPSLSKFNAIDADAIAVEYPKMMATSKMGKTDYIRTGKIHLNTRKLLKLDISNMIAKRYKKRRTIRVQNKALRMTRAWRSATISTGSVKSFGSLDSSLDEWEHGDNNVMTDESLSQDGGNDSTSKWCEPNPCQPTVSMLAKKRWTTFVEHGRWGSFTVDDDESDEYTPPSSDDEDSYSDEFDDEFQDSDEDSDGQGDTPEVISNNYPASIPSSYPSVSPASSVSGCFTPVLQFSDFPNPPRDVIPNGDHCRFVEFDSFSVCSNGMKGEIDTSVAQAIRKLDMDIHASTYLAEPAEIDHGDEYVVEAEIVIPQEALVQSPNRSASNFNNRSFSRDFEVSSPDMFAFFSEDEDKDIFGEDQEGNRNNDDNHREKMNSTIHQETSSPVASTPYVVSTPLAVSTPITVGTNKNKMKILKSKTKRLRNASQNKTNEQSHSSKRSTPGRKKKSKRRVSKSYRWDISLVDRVLKESLKESLLSQDKSSSTSNFAQLPTVETETATEEEACNQPGTYNHGIVEETLLPIAGPSTVKSSPPKAKRISSIYLPSSSVWASDHVTAPLAVSSPKIVRKRKEEKKVDVKSKKARLENATKNETNQQPASDSRSSVRKKKSKSGVSESSDWQLALLDRVLKESESLLSEDQPSTSNSKQPTTNETVPPIAVTSTKKKGQNKTKKDINLPSASVSTSDPDPIASKTVRKKKEEKKIDVKSKKVPLRNATRNETNHPSASDSRSSRRKKKSEPGVSESSDWQLALLDRVLKETLMSEEKPSTSKKSKKTLKEKTLRPTAVNSAKQNSKPKKAVAKGNSLGDASAAFDVENVGISLQMKPGDGQSKPRRVTARKCHVRERDPDYLSASEGDSV from the exons atggaagatgaagaaagaatCGTGGCAAAGCGAAGAGTG TACGACCTTCTCGcaagatttgaaaatgatgattttAAACTTACCGACTTCAATCCTGAAGCAG AATTACAGGAACCAATGCACATACCATCACAATTGTTTTCTGCGCTAAAACATTGCCAACAACATTGCATTTATGACATGAGCTTTAAAATCTTGAGATACTTG ATTGAAAATCAGCAagttggaaaacaatttttgtggaaaatgttTGTAAATTTTCTACAGAAAGattgtgctttttttttgcccttgGTATCAGAGTTTAAAAAAGTATTCTTCAAGTCGCAAAAAGTCCATCATGACGAGTTGCTTCTATTCCACACAGTTCTCCTTTTAAACAAGGAAATGTATGATAAAGCTTACCAAGAAGCTTGCAATTTTACtg cCAGGGAATTATCAATTGAAACCAGTTATTGTGAAACTGCTAAAGCTGCTTCATCAGCTTTACTCATGGGATACAAGACCATTTTGGACTACCGGACTATGGATACTGGTGATGATGAGATGCTCCATGTTATTAAGGAGTCATTCCAACTGCTGTTTACAAAGAAAACCTTTGAGCCTTTGTTTGTTGAACCCTACACTTACATTTTGATGAAGTTGAAATTACAAGAAGAAGCCGAAGCATTTCTTGAGAA GTATGTTGAAAAAGAGTCCAAAGGAAATTTCGGAGTCTCTGGTGCCCTTCATGCTTTGAATATAATCAAGTTACATATTCCAAAAGCCAGTCCAAAGCTTACCATCTCCTTCCTTGAAATGATTGCAAACAGAGATATTGGAAATTCAAag atATTAGACCTATGTAAACACTACTTGCATACTCTTAATTCTGCGACTTGCAGTATCTCTGACAATGAATCCGATTGCGGTTCGGATGCAGGCCTCATTTCATTTGCCCCTGAACCCAACGGTCTGAACAAATGTCTAGAATTGATTATGTGCTTTCTAGACGTTTACGTAAAACACGTACCTTCGGCTGTCATCAAAGAAGGATGGAGTATTATGGCCGAAATCCTGGAAAGGATTTGCTTGCAAG AGGCGGAAGACTGTTTTCAGTCAATCATAAATCTCTGgcataatgaaagaaaaaagtggtgGCCCTGCTTTCGCCTTCCTCGCTATGGTTTACCTTCTACTCTACCACCTGATGATGCAGAGTTTTATTCCAACAAGGGTTTTGTCTGCTACGTCTTGGAGTCCCAGTACCACCCATTTGTCGTGAGTCTCATGGAACATCAGGGATGTCATTTGTTGAAGTCTCTGATGGAACAACTACATCATGCCAAGATCAAATTTGACTCTCACATTGAAGCCCTGCAAACAGCTATGGAACCAGTTATTCCAGTACCATTGGTATCAAAGCCAATTGTCCCGCAGATGACCGTAAACAGTCCTCAAACTCAGATGACTCCTTCTCTTTCCAAGTTTAACGCCATAGACGCCGATGCAATAGCGGTAGAGTATCCGAAAATGATGGCAACTtcaaaaatggggaaaacCGATTACATCCGAACTGGCAAAATTCATCTAAATACGAGAAAGCTGTTAAAACTTGATATTAGCAATATGATAGCCAAGCGATATAAGAAGAGGAGGACAATCCGCGTCCAAAACAAAGCGCTCCGCATGACCCGTGCGTGGAGATCGGCTACAATATCAACTGGCTCTGTGAAATCTTTTGGATCACTGGATTCTTCCCTGGATGAATGGGAGCATGGCGACAACAACGTAATGACCGATGAGTCACTTTCGCAGGACGGTGGAAATGACAGCACTTCAAAATGGTGTGAACCAAATCCTTGTCAGCCGACTGTAAGTATGTTGGCGAAAAAACGCTGGACAACGTTTGTCGAACACGGAAGATGGGGATCATTCACcgtagatgatgatgaaagtgATGAGTACACTCCTCCATCATCAGATGATGAGGATTCGTATTCCGATGAATTTGATGACGAGTTCCAAGATAGTGATGAAGATAGCGATGGCCAAGGAGATACGCCAGAAGTAATTTCTAACAATTATCCTGCATCAATACCTT CTTCTTATCCATCGGTATCACCAGCTTCGTCTGTTTCCGGCTGTTTCACACCCGTCCTGCAGTTTTCCGATTTTCCGAATCCACCACGAGACGTTATCCCCAATGGAGATCACTGTCGTTTTGTGGAATTTGACA gTTTTAGCGTTTGTAGCAACGGTATGAAAGGAGAAATTGATACTAGTGTCGCTCAAGCTATAAGAAAACTTGATATGGACATCCACGCGTCCACTTATCTAGCAGAGCCAGCCGAGATTGATCATGGAGATGAATATGTGGTTGAAGCAGAGATTGTGATACCCCAAGAAGCGTTGGTCCAATCACCTAACCGAAGTGCATCGAACTTTAACAATAGAA GTTTTTCCCGGGATTTTGAGGTTTCAAGTCCAGACATGTTCGCATTTTTTAGCGAAGACGAAG acAAAGATATCTTCGGTGAAGATCAAGAAGGCAATCGAAATAACGATGACAACCACAGggagaaaatgaattcaacGATTCACCAGGAAACATCTTCTCCTGTCGCATCTACGCCATATGTCGTCTCCACGCCTTTAGCCGTTTCTACTCCTATAACAGTAggcacaaataaaaacaaaatgaaaatcctTAAGTCGAAAACCAAGCGGCTACGAAACGCCTCccagaataaaacaaatgaacagTCCCATTCGAGTAAACGTTCTACAccaggaaggaagaaaaagagcaaacgCCGAGTTTCGAAATCGTATCGATGGGATATTTCGTTGGTGGATCGAGTGTTGAAAGAATCGCTGAAAGAGTCTCTGCTATCTCAAGATAAATCATCGTCAACTTCCAATTTCGCCCAGCTGCCAACAGTGGAGACTGAAACAGCcacggaagaagaagcatGTAACCAGCCTGGTACCTACAATCATGGAATAGTAGAAGAAACTTTGCTCCCGATTGCAGGACCTTCTACAGTGAAATCAAGTCCGCCCAAAGCCAAAAGGATTAGTTCGATATACTTGCCGTCCAGTTCTGTATGGGCATCTGATCATGTCACCGCTCCCTTAGCCGTTTCTTCTCCTAAAATCGTACGCAAgaggaaagaggaaaagaaagttGATGTCAAATCGAAAAAAGCGCGGTTGGAAAACGCCACCAAGAACGAAACCAACCAACAACCTGCCTCGGACAGCCGTTCATccgtaagaaagaaaaagagtaaatCAGGAGTTTCCGAGTCTAGCGATTGGCAATTGGCATTGTTGGATCGTGTGCTAAAAGAGTCTGAGTCCCTGTTATCCGAAGATCAACCATCAACTTCTAATTCGAAACAGCCTACGACAAATGAAACTGTTCCACCTATCGCCGTTACatctacaaagaaaaaaggtcaaaataaaaccaaaaaagacaTCAACTTGCCGTCTGCTTCTGTTTCGACATCCGATCCCGATCCCATCGCTTCCAAAACCGTAcgcaagaagaaagaagagaaaaaaattgatgtcaaATCGAAAAAAGTGCCTTTACGAAACGCCACTCGAAACGAAACCAACCACCCATCAGCGTCGGACAGCCGTTCAtccagaagaaagaagaagagtgaaCCCGGAGTCTCCGAATCGAGCGATTGGCAATTGGCATTGCTGGATCGTGTGTTAAAAGAGACCCTGATGTCCGAGGAGAAACCATCAACTtctaaaaaatcgaaaaagactttgaaagaaaaaactttgcGACCTACTGCCGTTAATTCTGCAAAGCAAAATAGTAAACCCAAAAAAGCGGTTGCCAAAGGAAACTCGCTGGGTGATGCTAGCGCAGCTTTTgatgttgaaaatgttggGATATCTTTGCAAATGAAACCAGGCGATGGTCAATCAAAACCTCGTCGGGTAACTGCCAGAAAATGCCATGTTCGAGAGAGAGATCCTGATTACCTATCGGCGTCTGAAGGTGATTCTGTCTAG
- the LOC124204788 gene encoding uncharacterized protein LOC124204788 isoform X2 has protein sequence MADKNEELGSWPCDRCTFLDKPENSECAVCDPITLPMEDNLTHPESPDYDKIINDYLADGEDGSSEDDEVGAKKDEQKIQKNSQIGNQKRSE, from the exons ATGGCTGATAAGAACGAAGAATTAGGATCCTGGCCCTGTGATAG GTGCACGTTTCTTGACAAACCCGAAAACTCGGAATGTGCTGTTTGTGATCCAATCACTC ttcCTATGGAGGACAATTTGACGCACCCAGAAAGTCCAGACTATGACAAGATCATTAATGACTATCTAGCGGATGGTGAGGATGGGTCAAGTGAGGATGATGAAGTTGGAGCAAAAAAGGATGagcaaaaaattcagaaaaattctcAAATTGGAAACCAAAAACGATCAGAATAA
- the LOC124204788 gene encoding uncharacterized protein LOC124204788 isoform X1: MADKNEELGSWPCDRCTFLDKPENSECAVCDPITLLMEDNLTHPESPDYDKIINDYLADGEDGSSEDDEVGAKKDEPKIENTTAAKEKPDQQNDKTSVAGPSN; this comes from the exons ATGGCTGATAAGAACGAAGAATTAGGATCCTGGCCCTGTGATAG GTGCACGTTTCTTGACAAACCCGAAAACTCGGAATGTGCTGTTTGTGATCCAATCACTC ttcTTATGGAGGACAATTTGACGCACCCAGAAAGTCCAGACTATGACAAGATCATTAATGACTATCTAGCGGATGGTGAGGATGGGTCAAGTGAGGATGATGAAGTTGGAGCAAAAAAGGATGAGCCAAAAATAGAGAACACAACagcggcaaaagaaaaaccagacCAACAAAATGACAAGACCAGTGTTGCAGGCCCAAGCAATTAg